One segment of Halobaculum sp. CBA1158 DNA contains the following:
- a CDS encoding DNA-binding protein, whose product MSDLIVKAAVKDALSDQNVSADFYDALNEEVAELLDDAAKRAEANDRKTVQPRDL is encoded by the coding sequence ATGTCTGACCTCATCGTCAAAGCAGCCGTGAAGGACGCACTCTCTGACCAGAACGTCTCGGCAGATTTCTACGACGCCCTCAACGAAGAGGTCGCCGAACTGCTCGACGACGCCGCAAAGCGTGCTGAGGCCAACGACCGGAAGACGGTCCAGCCCCGCGACCTCTAA
- a CDS encoding TATA-box-binding protein, with protein MSVTAESIQVENVVASSDIGQELDLETLSEDLGATDYDPDNFPGLVYRMHDPKAAALIFRSGKVVCTGAKSVDDVTTALEYVFDELRELGVDVATSPDIEIQNIVSSGDLDHTLNLNAIAIGLGLEHIEYEPEQFPGLVYRLDDPDVVALLFGSGKLVITGGKQLDDAEQALTVIENRLTDLGLLE; from the coding sequence ATGAGTGTCACAGCCGAATCAATTCAAGTCGAGAATGTGGTCGCGTCGTCCGATATCGGTCAAGAACTCGATCTGGAAACGCTTTCTGAGGATTTAGGAGCCACCGACTACGATCCTGATAACTTCCCTGGACTCGTGTATCGGATGCATGATCCTAAAGCCGCAGCGCTCATTTTCCGCTCGGGGAAAGTCGTCTGTACGGGTGCAAAAAGCGTCGACGATGTGACGACTGCGTTGGAATACGTCTTCGACGAGCTCCGTGAATTGGGTGTCGATGTCGCTACCTCTCCAGATATCGAAATCCAGAATATTGTCTCAAGTGGGGACCTCGACCACACACTCAATTTGAATGCGATTGCGATCGGCCTAGGTCTCGAACACATCGAATACGAACCAGAGCAGTTCCCGGGGCTCGTCTACCGGCTTGACGACCCGGACGTCGTCGCACTCCTCTTCGGGAGTGGCAAGCTCGTCATCACGGGCGGAAAACAGCTTGACGATGCTGAACAAGCGCTTACAGTGATCGAAAACCGGCTCACTGACCTCGGGTTACTGGAGTAA